One genomic region from Nostoc sp. 'Peltigera membranacea cyanobiont' N6 encodes:
- a CDS encoding helix-turn-helix domain-containing protein yields MPHIQVLNPIEKQVLENIAATGSDEMIKRANILLELNRGENHKNIVKKLGIAKQTVTNWKKKWTSSTITSETLEDAIAKINNVLGVNAGRPKKCKSAEASKIVEISEWSKNRKPSRSKHHYHMQVAEEATRRGLPALSPRSIGRILEAQP; encoded by the coding sequence ATGCCTCATATTCAAGTATTGAATCCTATTGAAAAGCAAGTATTAGAGAATATAGCAGCCACCGGCAGCGATGAAATGATCAAGAGAGCAAACATCCTGCTAGAACTTAATCGTGGGGAAAATCATAAAAATATAGTAAAAAAACTTGGTATAGCGAAGCAAACAGTAACAAACTGGAAGAAAAAGTGGACATCAAGTACCATAACATCGGAAACCTTGGAAGATGCGATCGCAAAGATAAATAATGTATTAGGTGTGAACGCAGGCAGACCTAAGAAGTGCAAGAGCGCAGAGGCGAGCAAAATTGTTGAAATCAGCGAATGGAGCAAGAACCGAAAACCCAGTCGTTCAAAGCACCATTACCATATGCAAGTTGCTGAAGAAGCTACTCGCAGGGGGTTGCCAGCACTATCGCCAAGAAGTATAGGTCGGATCTTGGAAGCGCAACCCTAA